A window of the Eulemur rufifrons isolate Redbay chromosome 6, OSU_ERuf_1, whole genome shotgun sequence genome harbors these coding sequences:
- the BBS1 gene encoding BBSome complex member BBS1 encodes MAAASSSDCDSGRAESNEANSKWLDAHYDPVANIHTFSACLVLADLHGDGEHKLVVGDLGPGGQQPRLKVLKGPAVLTESPLPALPAAAATFLMEHHEPQAPALALASGPCVYVYKNLRPYFKFSLPQLPPNPLEQDLWHQAKEDRIDPLTLKEMLEGIREKAEVPLSVQSLRFLQLELSEMEAFVNQHKSKSIKRQTVITTMTTLKKNLADEDAVSCLVLGTENKELLVLDPEAFTILAKMSLPSVPVFLEASGQFDVEFRLAAACRNGNIYILRRDSKHPKYCIELSAQPVGLVRVHKVLVVGSTEDSLRGFTHKGKKLWTVQMPAAILTMNLLEQRSRGLQAVMAGLANGEVRIYRDKALLNVIRAPDAVTSLCFGRYGREENTLIMTTRGGGLIIKILKRTAVFVEGGGEVGPPPAQATKLNVPRKTRLYVDQTLREREAGTAMHRAFQTDLYLLRLRTARAYVQALESSLSPMSMTAREPLKLHAVVQGLGPTFKLTLHLQNPSTARPALGLLICFLYNEALYALPQAFFKVPLLVPGLNYPLETFVESLSNKGVSDIIKVLVLREGQSAPLLSAHINMPVSEGLAAA; translated from the exons TTGGTGGTGGGGGACCTCGGCCCGGGTGGACAGCAGCCCCGCCTGAAGGTGCTCAAAGGACCAGCAGTGCTGACCGAAAGCCCGCTACCTGCCCTGCCAGCCGCTGCCGCCACCTTCCTCATGGAGCACCACGAGCCCCAGGCGCCCGCTCTGGCTCTTGCTTCAGGCCCTTGTGTCTACGTGTATAAGAATCTTAGACCCTACTTCAAGTTCAGCCTACCCCAATTGCCTCCAAACCCTCTGGAACAAGACCTTTGGCATCAGGCCAAGGAG GACCGGATCGACCCCCTAACCCTGAAGGAGATGCTGGAGGGCATCCG ggagaaggcagaggtGCCCTTGTCCGTACAGTCACTCAG GTTTCTGCAGCTGGAGCTGAGTGAAATGGAGGCGTTTGTAAACCAGCACAAGTCCAAGTCCATCAAGCGGCAG ACAGTCATCACTACCATGACCACCTTGAAGAAGAACCTGGCTGATGAGGATGCTGTGTCCTGCCTGGTGCTGGGCACTGAGAACAAGGAGCTCCTGGTGCTCGACCCTGAGGCCTTCACCATTTTGGCCAAG ATGAGCCTTCCCAGCGTCCCCGTCTTCCTGGAGGCTTCCGGCCAGTTTGATGTCGAGTTCCGGCTTGCCGCTGCCTGCCGCAACGGGAATATCTATATATTGAGAAG AGACTCCAAGCACCCCAAGTACTGCATCGAACTGAGCGCCCAGCCTGTGGGGCTTGTCCGGGTACACAAGGTCCTGGTGGTGGGCAGCACTGAAGACAGCCTGCGCGGCTTCACTCACAAG GGGAAGAAGCTGTGGACAGTGCAGATGCCCGCCGCCATCCTGACCATGAACCTCCTGGAGCAGCGCTCCCGGGGCCTGCAGGCCGTCATGGCTGGGCTGGCCAATGGAGAGGTCCGCATTTACCGTGACAAAGCCCTGCTCAACGTCATCCGTGCCCCG GATGCAGTGACCAGCCTTTGCTTTGGCCGCTATGGGCGGGAAGAAAACACCCTCATCATGACTACTCGAG GCGGTGGCCTGATTATCAAGATCCTGAAGCGAACAGCAGTGTTTGTGGAGGGGGGAGGCGAGGTGGGTCCCCCACCAGCCCAGGCCACGAAACTGAATGTGCCCCGAAAGACCCGGCTTTATGTGGATCAGACGCTGCGAGAGCGGGAGGCTGGCACCG CCATGCACCGGGCCTTCCAGACAGACCTCTACCTGCTGCGCCTGCGGACTGCCCGCGCCTACGTGCAGGCcctcgagtccagcctgagcccCATGTCCATGACAGCCCGGGAGCCGCTCAAGCTGCACGCCGTG GTCCAGGGCCTGGGCCCCACCTTTAAGCTCACGCTTCACCTGCAGAACCCCTCAACAGCCCGCCCCGCCCTGGGGCTGCTGATCTGCTTCCTGTACAACGAGGCGCTCTatgccctgccccaggccttcTTCAAG GTCCCTTTACTGGTGCCAGGACTCAACTACCCCCTGGAGACCTTTGTGGAGAGTCTCAGTAACAAGGGCGTCTCAGACATTATCAAG GTGCTGGTGCTTCGAGAAGGCCAGAGCGCACCCCTGCTGAGCGCCCACATCAACATGCCCGTGAGTGAGGGGCTGGCAGCTGCCTGA